In Saccharothrix syringae, the following are encoded in one genomic region:
- the add gene encoding adenosine deaminase: MPSASTRAFVRALPKVELHVHLVGSADVDTVLALARRHPEAGVPTDRAELERFYAFRDFDHFLAVYWAVQSMIRGRDDVRALVTGLAARLAGQNVRYAEVTVTPYNHLLDGVPGDELLTGLTEGRAEALADHGVELAWCFDIPGEKGVVAGRETLVFALRDRPDGLVSFGLGGPEVGVGRAQFAPFFTAAREAGLHSVPHAGETTGPATIWSALHDLGAERVGHGTSCTADPRLLEHLAGHRVPLEVCPTSNVRTRQVRSLAEHPVRRMLDHGVVVTLNTDDPPMFGTTLEDEYVAVADALGLLPAEVAGLARNAVEASFLPGGRKAELLAGIDAVVAGT, from the coding sequence ATGCCCAGCGCGAGCACGCGCGCGTTCGTCCGCGCCCTGCCCAAGGTCGAGCTGCACGTCCACCTGGTCGGCTCCGCCGACGTCGACACCGTCCTGGCCCTGGCCCGCCGCCACCCGGAGGCCGGCGTGCCCACCGACCGCGCCGAACTGGAGCGGTTCTACGCCTTCCGCGACTTCGACCACTTCCTGGCCGTCTACTGGGCGGTGCAGTCGATGATCCGGGGCCGCGACGACGTCCGCGCCCTGGTGACCGGCCTGGCCGCCCGGCTGGCCGGGCAGAACGTCCGCTACGCCGAGGTCACCGTCACCCCCTACAACCACCTGCTCGACGGCGTGCCCGGCGACGAGCTGCTGACCGGGCTCACCGAGGGCCGCGCCGAGGCCCTGGCCGACCACGGCGTCGAGCTGGCCTGGTGCTTCGACATCCCCGGCGAGAAGGGGGTGGTGGCCGGGCGCGAAACCCTGGTGTTCGCCCTGCGCGACCGCCCGGACGGCCTGGTCTCGTTCGGCCTCGGCGGCCCGGAGGTGGGCGTCGGCCGGGCGCAGTTCGCGCCGTTCTTCACCGCCGCGCGGGAGGCCGGGCTGCACAGCGTGCCGCACGCGGGCGAGACCACGGGACCGGCCACCATCTGGTCGGCGCTGCACGACCTGGGCGCCGAGCGCGTGGGCCACGGCACCAGCTGCACCGCCGACCCCCGCCTGCTGGAGCACCTGGCCGGGCACCGCGTGCCGCTGGAGGTGTGCCCGACCTCCAACGTCCGCACCCGGCAGGTCCGCTCGCTGGCCGAGCACCCGGTGCGCCGGATGCTCGACCACGGCGTGGTGGTCACCCTGAACACCGACGACCCGCCGATGTTCGGCACCACGCTGGAGGACGAGTACGTGGCGGTGGCCGACGCGCTCGGGTTGCTGCCCGCGGAGGTCGCGGGGTTGGCGCGCAACGCCGTCGAGGCGTCGTTCCTGCCGGGCGGGCGCAAGGCGGAGCTGCTGGCCGGGATCGACGCGGTCGTCGCCGGGACCTGA
- a CDS encoding NADPH-dependent FMN reductase, with the protein MSTPTLKLAVILGSVREGRRGPVVGRWFRQQAEQHGQFDVDYIDLAEVPLPLALPALPPLMGEPERPEGLAAVTGKLAAADAFVIVTPEYNHSYPASIKTLVDWHFTQWRAKPVAFVSYGGIGAGLRSVEHLRAVFAELHAVTVRDSVCFPQYWELFDAEGQPRDAEGANGAAKVMLDQLAWWGSALHLARETSPYPQGD; encoded by the coding sequence ATGTCGACTCCCACCCTCAAGCTCGCCGTCATCCTCGGCAGCGTCCGGGAAGGCCGGCGCGGGCCCGTGGTCGGCCGGTGGTTCCGGCAGCAGGCCGAACAGCACGGGCAGTTCGACGTGGACTACATCGACCTGGCCGAGGTGCCGCTGCCGCTGGCGCTGCCGGCCCTGCCGCCGCTGATGGGCGAGCCGGAGCGGCCCGAGGGCCTGGCCGCGGTGACCGGGAAGCTGGCCGCCGCCGACGCGTTCGTGATCGTGACGCCGGAGTACAACCACAGCTACCCGGCCTCGATCAAGACCCTGGTCGACTGGCACTTCACCCAGTGGCGGGCCAAGCCGGTGGCGTTCGTGTCCTACGGCGGCATCGGCGCCGGCCTGCGGTCGGTGGAGCACCTGCGCGCGGTCTTCGCCGAGCTGCACGCGGTGACCGTGCGGGACTCGGTGTGCTTCCCGCAGTACTGGGAGCTGTTCGACGCCGAGGGTCAGCCGCGCGACGCCGAGGGCGCCAACGGCGCGGCGAAGGTCATGCTCGACCAGCTCGCCTGGTGGGGTTCGGCGCTGCACCTGGCGCGCGAGACCAGCCCCTACCCCCAGGGCGACTGA
- a CDS encoding helix-turn-helix domain-containing protein, translating into MGAEMIVEHLSNPDAVAHAGGDAGRPGAALARDIRAAGRLHEELAGHLVACAGPAERVRGSGGVPGIPLNTRAVDARRDLLAVLSSWSALVVEELGVAAPERSAPALAGFLAGHADWLAGHDAGPDAAEEFRDLVRRADRVVHGSAGKQVPLGSCPRPTCTGALVARLGPADSDRESVIVCLARDDHRWTPRQWHALAFTATEPARPARRPLGVTEIAAAWRVPPGTVYWLAKTHGWRRHRDGRKVFYEREDVLRTMATREGAA; encoded by the coding sequence ATGGGGGCTGAGATGATCGTCGAACATTTGTCGAACCCGGACGCGGTCGCGCACGCGGGCGGCGACGCGGGCCGGCCCGGTGCGGCGCTGGCGCGGGACATCAGGGCCGCGGGGCGCCTGCACGAGGAGCTGGCCGGGCACCTGGTGGCCTGCGCGGGGCCCGCGGAGCGCGTCCGCGGCTCCGGCGGCGTGCCGGGCATCCCGCTCAACACGCGCGCGGTCGACGCCCGCCGGGACCTCCTGGCGGTGCTGTCGAGCTGGTCCGCGCTCGTGGTGGAGGAGCTGGGCGTGGCCGCGCCGGAGCGGTCGGCGCCCGCGCTGGCCGGTTTCCTCGCCGGGCACGCCGACTGGCTGGCCGGGCACGACGCCGGGCCGGACGCGGCCGAGGAGTTCCGGGACCTGGTGCGCCGGGCCGACCGGGTCGTGCACGGGTCGGCGGGCAAGCAGGTGCCGCTGGGCTCCTGCCCGCGGCCCACGTGCACCGGCGCCCTGGTCGCCAGGCTCGGCCCGGCCGACTCCGACCGCGAGTCGGTCATCGTGTGCCTGGCCCGGGACGACCACCGGTGGACGCCGCGGCAGTGGCACGCCCTGGCCTTCACCGCGACCGAGCCCGCGCGGCCGGCCCGGCGACCGCTGGGCGTCACCGAGATCGCGGCCGCGTGGCGGGTGCCGCCGGGCACGGTCTACTGGCTGGCCAAGACGCACGGGTGGCGCAGGCACCGCGACGGCCGGAAGGTCTTCTACGAGCGCGAGGACGTGCTGCGCACCATGGCCACCCGGGAGGGCGCGGCGTGA
- a CDS encoding aldo/keto reductase, with protein MRTTPMGAGGLVVPVQGLGCMRMTAPGNPVDESAASAVVNRALDLGVTFLDTADMYGEGLNEEIVGRAVRHRRDEAVIGTKFGAVRDADDNWTIRGDAAYVRTACEASLKRLGVDVIDLYYLARRDPKVPIEESVGAIAELVAEGKVRHVGLSEVTAEELRAAHAVHPITALQSEWSLCSRRVEPVVEVCAELGVGVVPYSPQGRGLLAGGRDSLGHYSAAAFAALIDLLGELARRHGAKPGQVALAWAQHRADVWGIPVVPIPGTTNVDHLECNVGALDIALGADELEALETAAAE; from the coding sequence GTGCGCACAACGCCCATGGGCGCCGGCGGCCTGGTCGTCCCGGTGCAGGGACTGGGTTGCATGCGGATGACCGCGCCCGGCAACCCGGTCGACGAGTCCGCGGCGTCCGCCGTCGTCAACCGGGCGCTCGACCTCGGCGTCACCTTCCTCGACACCGCCGACATGTACGGCGAGGGCCTCAACGAGGAGATCGTCGGCCGGGCGGTGCGCCACCGCCGCGACGAGGCGGTCATCGGCACCAAGTTCGGCGCCGTGCGCGACGCGGACGACAACTGGACCATCCGCGGCGACGCGGCGTACGTGCGCACCGCGTGCGAGGCGAGCCTCAAGCGGCTCGGCGTGGACGTGATCGACCTGTACTACCTCGCCCGCCGCGACCCGAAGGTGCCGATCGAGGAGTCGGTGGGCGCGATCGCGGAGCTGGTCGCCGAGGGCAAGGTCCGCCACGTCGGGCTGTCCGAGGTCACCGCGGAGGAGCTGCGCGCCGCCCACGCGGTGCACCCGATCACCGCCCTGCAGTCCGAGTGGTCCCTGTGCTCCCGGCGGGTCGAGCCGGTGGTGGAGGTCTGCGCGGAGCTGGGCGTGGGCGTGGTGCCGTACTCCCCGCAGGGCCGCGGCCTGCTGGCGGGCGGCCGGGACTCGCTCGGCCACTACTCGGCCGCGGCGTTCGCGGCGCTGATCGACCTGCTCGGCGAGCTGGCCCGGCGCCACGGCGCCAAGCCCGGCCAGGTGGCGCTGGCCTGGGCCCAGCACCGGGCCGACGTGTGGGGCATCCCGGTCGTGCCGATCCCCGGCACCACGAACGTCGACCATCTGGAGTGCAACGTCGGGGCGCTCGACATCGCGCTGGGCGCGGACGAGCTCGAAGCACTGGAAACCGCGGCCGCCGAGTAG
- a CDS encoding AfsR/SARP family transcriptional regulator, translating into MLLVKAGRVVSLPRLIEATWEENPPDTAAHQVRKIVSDLRTRIPGAAAFLRTEDPGYCAVLCEDSLDLHQFERHVAEARSCRASGDVPNEVEHLEAALALWRGGVLEGLRIPGAQSAITVLEERRLVARERLIELRIKLGEAREVVDDLLALVDEHPLRERPRGLLMVALYHSGRQAEAIEVYNDLRRLLAEQLGIDPGPEVNRRYQEILRSAPGLDPRAGAAEPERTAVPAAPAVPPAPPAPSSLPYDLPDFTGRRAELDALLAAVPPEPGRKLAIVAIDGMGGGGKTTLAVHAAHRLADRYPDGQLFVDLCGFTPGHEPVAPAHALDTLLRALGVPGEEIPDDLPGRTALWRVRTAGRKLLLVLDNATNAAHVRPLLPGAGGCLALITSRTVLGLDGAVQLSLGLPSTADCTAMLKAILGEERVAAEPGWAAELVSVCGQLPLAVRIAATRLRNRPLWMIEWLVRRLRDETSVLDELVEGDRSVGSVLALSIESMEPRQRQFYRLLGNHPGVDFDEYSAAVLAGIPVETARRLLEALLDARLLVQRVPGRYLFHDLLRELVRPRPVGRAPGPGTTDLHRLLRYYLRAAEHAAELVQPGRVPVRDEEAAAPRVVLPPIATVADALAWFDAERGNLVESLTWAEQAGQRHYVACLPPAMAPYLRLRGDVNDEVELLERSVAAARDLGRGDLEGVALCALATPYLDLGRTRRGLECSERALALAEAAGDDVARARCLARIGMFHKILGRYRDAVDSLELARGICERTGLRAELSTVLAMLGSAHATLGRLDEALHTTELVLACARETGDQYAEMIGLSDQARCHMLLGDLDLALDLLARAGEVARRTRVTTGEAVVHARRADVLRRQGRYAEAREEGQRALEVARALGDQATTAAVHNTLGAVHLERGEWEAALRHYRQAALLAERIEMLLEKAKALTGISHVLFAGGDPEGSRRHWENGMRLYETIGVPVPHPPGNDLRAIRSA; encoded by the coding sequence ATGTTGCTGGTCAAGGCGGGGCGGGTGGTGTCGCTGCCGCGGCTGATCGAGGCGACCTGGGAGGAGAACCCGCCGGACACGGCGGCGCACCAGGTCCGCAAGATCGTGTCCGACCTGCGCACCCGGATACCGGGCGCGGCGGCGTTCCTGCGCACCGAGGACCCGGGTTACTGCGCGGTGCTGTGCGAGGACAGCCTCGACCTGCACCAGTTCGAGCGCCACGTGGCCGAGGCCCGGTCGTGCCGGGCGTCCGGGGACGTGCCGAACGAGGTCGAACACCTCGAAGCGGCGCTGGCGCTGTGGCGCGGCGGGGTGCTGGAGGGGCTGCGCATCCCGGGCGCGCAGTCCGCGATCACCGTGCTGGAGGAACGCCGGCTCGTCGCCCGGGAACGGCTCATCGAGCTGCGCATCAAGCTCGGCGAGGCGCGGGAGGTCGTCGACGACCTGCTGGCGCTCGTCGACGAGCACCCGTTGCGCGAGCGGCCGCGCGGGCTGCTGATGGTGGCGCTCTACCACTCCGGCCGGCAGGCCGAGGCCATCGAGGTCTACAACGACCTGCGCCGGCTGCTGGCCGAGCAGCTGGGCATCGACCCCGGCCCGGAGGTCAACCGCCGCTACCAGGAGATCCTGCGCAGCGCGCCGGGCCTGGACCCGCGCGCCGGGGCGGCCGAACCGGAGCGGACCGCCGTGCCGGCGGCACCGGCCGTGCCGCCGGCGCCGCCCGCGCCGTCCTCGCTGCCCTACGACCTGCCCGACTTCACCGGCCGGCGGGCCGAGCTGGACGCCCTGCTCGCGGCGGTGCCGCCGGAGCCGGGGCGCAAGCTCGCGATAGTGGCCATCGACGGCATGGGCGGCGGCGGCAAGACCACGCTGGCCGTGCACGCGGCGCACCGGCTGGCGGACCGCTACCCGGACGGCCAGCTGTTCGTCGACCTGTGCGGGTTCACCCCCGGGCACGAGCCCGTGGCGCCCGCGCACGCGCTCGACACGCTGCTGCGCGCCCTCGGCGTGCCCGGCGAGGAGATCCCGGACGACCTGCCCGGCCGCACCGCGCTGTGGCGGGTGCGGACCGCGGGCCGGAAGCTGCTGCTGGTGCTGGACAACGCGACCAACGCCGCCCACGTGCGCCCGCTGCTGCCCGGCGCGGGCGGGTGCCTGGCGCTGATCACCAGCCGCACCGTGCTGGGCCTGGACGGCGCGGTGCAGCTCTCGCTGGGCCTGCCGTCCACCGCGGACTGCACGGCCATGCTCAAGGCGATCCTGGGCGAGGAGCGCGTCGCGGCCGAGCCGGGCTGGGCCGCGGAGCTGGTGTCGGTGTGCGGCCAGCTCCCGCTGGCGGTGCGGATCGCGGCCACCCGGCTGCGCAACCGCCCGCTGTGGATGATCGAGTGGCTGGTCCGGCGGCTGCGGGACGAGACGTCGGTGCTCGACGAGCTGGTCGAGGGCGACCGCAGCGTGGGTTCGGTGCTGGCCCTGTCGATCGAGTCGATGGAACCGCGGCAGCGGCAGTTCTACCGGCTGCTGGGCAACCACCCCGGCGTCGACTTCGACGAATATTCGGCCGCCGTGCTGGCGGGCATCCCGGTGGAGACCGCGCGGCGGCTGCTGGAGGCCCTGCTCGACGCGCGGCTGCTGGTCCAGCGGGTGCCCGGCCGCTACCTGTTCCACGACCTGCTGCGCGAGCTGGTCCGGCCGCGCCCGGTCGGCCGCGCACCCGGACCGGGGACCACCGACCTGCACCGGCTGCTCCGGTACTACCTGCGCGCCGCCGAGCACGCGGCGGAGCTGGTCCAGCCCGGCCGGGTCCCGGTCCGGGACGAGGAGGCCGCCGCGCCCAGGGTGGTGCTGCCGCCGATCGCCACCGTGGCCGACGCGCTGGCCTGGTTCGACGCCGAGCGGGGCAACCTGGTGGAGTCCCTGACGTGGGCCGAGCAGGCCGGGCAGCGGCACTACGTGGCGTGCCTGCCCCCGGCCATGGCGCCCTACCTGCGGCTGCGCGGCGACGTCAACGACGAGGTCGAGCTGCTGGAGCGGTCGGTGGCGGCGGCGCGCGACCTGGGCCGCGGCGACCTGGAGGGCGTCGCGCTGTGCGCGCTCGCCACGCCGTACCTGGACCTGGGGCGCACCCGGCGCGGCCTGGAGTGCTCGGAGCGGGCGCTGGCACTGGCCGAGGCGGCGGGCGACGACGTGGCGCGGGCGCGCTGCCTGGCCCGGATCGGCATGTTCCACAAGATCCTCGGCCGCTACCGGGACGCGGTGGACAGCCTGGAGCTGGCCAGGGGCATCTGCGAGCGCACCGGGCTGCGGGCCGAGCTGTCGACCGTGCTGGCGATGCTCGGGTCGGCGCACGCCACGCTCGGCAGGCTCGACGAGGCCCTGCACACCACCGAGCTGGTGCTCGCCTGCGCCCGCGAGACCGGCGACCAGTACGCGGAGATGATCGGCCTGTCCGACCAGGCGCGGTGCCACATGCTGCTCGGCGACCTCGACCTGGCCCTGGACCTGCTGGCCCGGGCGGGCGAGGTGGCCCGGCGGACGCGGGTGACCACGGGCGAGGCGGTGGTGCACGCCCGGCGCGCGGACGTGCTGCGCCGCCAGGGCCGCTACGCCGAGGCGCGCGAGGAGGGGCAGCGGGCGCTGGAGGTGGCGCGGGCGCTGGGCGACCAGGCCACGACCGCCGCGGTGCACAACACGCTGGGCGCCGTGCACCTGGAGCGGGGCGAGTGGGAGGCGGCGCTGCGGCACTACCGGCAGGCCGCGCTGCTCGCCGAGCGCATCGAGATGCTGCTGGAGAAGGCGAAGGCGCTGACCGGGATCTCGCACGTGCTCTTCGCCGGCGGCGACCCGGAGGGGTCGCGGCGGCACTGGGAGAACGGGATGCGGCTGTACGAGACGATCGGCGTGCCGGTGCCGCACCCGCCGGGCAACGACCTCCGCGCGATCCGCTCGGCCTGA
- a CDS encoding DUF3558 family protein, whose amino-acid sequence MVGVRGAVLVAGLALVLGGCSAVVPGSAVPVPDPTSTPPPEPTAERLLGDMTTVDPCGQVEPADLARFGAAEVGPTESLDYCLLKLTTPAGTGVDVVAGSLDRVIDRAELTGRLTFYEGLDVVEVPGDELHCERVLVFPDQVTLSVSADNRSSGGTTGAELCAIADALVRAVADRVLAGDVVHRDFGPKSLGAVDACRGLADSTVARLPGLAGARARKYPSGHQCRWARANDPSPPRVRVLHSVGRMAEPDGGDVTREEIGGRPTSVTRVGSAVLCAAETEHVPFEDGLNELVLVVVTLGAGGRIDDACAAARTFAAEVWGNLPG is encoded by the coding sequence ATGGTCGGGGTGCGCGGAGCTGTCCTCGTGGCGGGCTTGGCCCTCGTGCTGGGCGGGTGCAGCGCGGTGGTGCCCGGCTCCGCCGTGCCGGTGCCGGACCCCACCTCCACGCCCCCGCCCGAACCCACCGCCGAACGCCTGCTCGGCGACATGACCACCGTCGACCCGTGCGGCCAGGTCGAACCGGCCGACCTGGCGCGGTTCGGCGCCGCCGAGGTCGGGCCGACCGAGTCGCTGGACTACTGCCTGCTCAAGCTCACCACGCCCGCCGGCACCGGGGTGGACGTGGTCGCGGGCAGCCTGGACCGGGTGATCGACCGCGCCGAGCTGACCGGCCGGCTCACCTTCTACGAGGGGCTGGACGTCGTCGAGGTGCCCGGCGACGAGCTGCACTGCGAGCGCGTGCTGGTCTTCCCCGACCAGGTGACGCTGTCCGTGTCCGCCGACAACCGCTCCTCCGGCGGCACCACCGGCGCCGAGCTGTGCGCGATCGCCGACGCCCTGGTGCGCGCCGTCGCCGACCGGGTGCTGGCCGGGGACGTGGTGCACCGGGACTTCGGGCCGAAGTCGCTCGGCGCGGTCGACGCCTGCCGCGGGCTGGCCGACTCGACGGTCGCCCGGCTGCCCGGCCTGGCCGGCGCCAGGGCCCGGAAGTACCCGTCGGGGCACCAGTGCCGCTGGGCGCGGGCCAACGACCCGTCCCCGCCGCGCGTGAGGGTGCTGCACTCGGTGGGCAGGATGGCCGAGCCCGACGGCGGTGACGTCACGCGGGAGGAGATCGGCGGGCGGCCCACCTCCGTGACCAGGGTCGGCTCGGCGGTGCTGTGCGCGGCCGAGACCGAGCACGTCCCGTTCGAGGACGGGCTGAACGAGCTGGTGCTGGTGGTGGTCACCCTGGGCGCGGGCGGCCGGATCGACGACGCCTGCGCCGCGGCCAGGACCTTCGCGGCCGAGGTGTGGGGCAACCTGCCGGGGTGA
- a CDS encoding esterase/lipase family protein, whose product MRRFLSALAALTASLVLVPAPAATAATTTPVVFVHGYTGSASNWVTAMSVFRAAGWSSSRLFAYEYNSYGDNTQNARGLATFVNDVKSRTGASKVAIVNHSMGGLVSQYYLKVLGGNTSVSHLASIAGANHGTTAAGACLIYETCRQMYPGSSFIAQISSGDETPGSTRYATWYSPCDGVILPYTSTALSGASNNTVACQTHIGFLADTIVLSRIADFVAS is encoded by the coding sequence ATGCGTCGCTTCCTCAGCGCACTCGCGGCACTGACCGCCTCGCTCGTGCTCGTACCCGCACCCGCCGCCACCGCCGCCACCACGACACCGGTGGTGTTCGTGCACGGCTACACCGGCAGCGCGTCGAACTGGGTCACGGCGATGTCGGTGTTCCGGGCGGCCGGCTGGTCGAGCAGCCGGCTGTTCGCCTACGAGTACAACTCCTACGGCGACAACACGCAGAACGCCCGGGGCCTGGCCACCTTCGTCAACGACGTCAAGTCCCGCACCGGGGCGTCGAAGGTGGCGATCGTGAACCACTCGATGGGCGGCCTGGTCAGCCAGTACTACCTGAAGGTGCTGGGCGGCAACACCAGCGTCAGCCACCTGGCCTCGATCGCGGGCGCCAACCACGGCACCACGGCCGCGGGCGCGTGCCTGATCTACGAGACCTGCCGGCAGATGTACCCGGGCTCGTCGTTCATCGCCCAGATCAGCTCGGGCGACGAGACGCCGGGCAGCACCCGCTACGCCACCTGGTACTCGCCGTGCGACGGCGTCATCCTGCCGTACACCAGCACGGCGCTCAGCGGCGCGAGCAACAACACCGTGGCGTGCCAGACGCACATCGGCTTCCTGGCCGACACGATCGTGCTCTCGCGCATCGCCGACTTCGTGGCGTCCTGA
- a CDS encoding MFS transporter has translation MSGRRPTEPTEADPRPGAAPVAATPPRHPLPARFTVLLGYLVVPMALSGTTIALPHVATTLGGSGEALQWVLTGYFLAASCLMLVAGSLGDLFGRRRVYRIGAATYVAGTVACALAQDVLVLDVARTVCGIGAAGIMAGGGAILAQTFEGEARTRAFALVGTSVGVGLAFGPTLSGWLVDAFGWRAMFGAFAAAALVVLLGTLLSGESAAATRPRLDLPGAATLVVALAALMWGLNQVTGLGWTSPVVLGCLALSAVAFAAFAAVERRREFPIVPLSLLGDRRFAGWLVAALTTAVGTAGVLVYLPTYLQSAGGVSPGDTGAVMLAMTLPILVTPPLAGRLVTGGASPRLLIAGVMALFAAGNAWLTTLDASGVPPVLGPLVLIGIANGVAAGIVDAQAMDLVPAERVGMASGLLHTMRGGANTLVVTLFGAALVSVVQAGVGDRALAGRVVAGDPAGPDRAALVAEYTSAWQVVLWCVAALCALAGLAVHRMLRPHDRP, from the coding sequence ATGAGCGGTCGCCGACCCACCGAGCCGACCGAGGCGGACCCCCGACCCGGTGCCGCCCCGGTCGCCGCCACCCCGCCCCGGCACCCCCTGCCGGCGCGGTTCACCGTCCTGCTGGGCTACCTCGTGGTGCCCATGGCGCTGTCCGGCACCACCATCGCCCTGCCCCACGTCGCCACCACCCTCGGCGGCAGCGGCGAGGCGTTGCAGTGGGTCCTGACCGGTTACTTCCTGGCCGCGTCCTGCCTGATGCTGGTCGCCGGCTCGCTCGGGGACCTGTTCGGCCGGCGGCGCGTCTACCGGATCGGCGCCGCCACCTACGTCGCCGGCACGGTCGCGTGCGCGCTGGCCCAGGACGTCCTGGTGCTCGACGTCGCCCGGACGGTCTGCGGCATCGGCGCGGCGGGCATCATGGCGGGCGGCGGCGCGATCCTGGCCCAGACCTTCGAGGGCGAGGCGCGCACCAGGGCGTTCGCGCTGGTCGGCACCTCGGTCGGGGTCGGCCTGGCGTTCGGCCCGACGCTGTCCGGCTGGCTGGTCGACGCGTTCGGCTGGCGCGCCATGTTCGGCGCGTTCGCCGCGGCCGCCCTGGTCGTGCTGCTGGGCACGCTGTTGTCGGGCGAGTCCGCGGCGGCCACCCGGCCCCGCCTGGACCTGCCCGGCGCGGCCACCCTGGTCGTCGCGCTGGCCGCGCTGATGTGGGGCCTGAACCAGGTCACCGGCCTGGGCTGGACGAGCCCGGTGGTGCTCGGCTGCCTCGCCCTGAGCGCGGTGGCGTTCGCGGCCTTCGCCGCGGTGGAGCGGCGCCGCGAGTTCCCGATCGTCCCGCTGTCCCTGCTGGGCGACCGGCGCTTCGCCGGCTGGCTGGTCGCCGCGCTCACCACCGCGGTCGGCACCGCGGGCGTGCTGGTCTACCTGCCCACCTACCTCCAGTCGGCCGGTGGCGTCTCCCCCGGTGACACCGGCGCGGTCATGCTGGCGATGACCCTGCCGATCCTGGTCACCCCGCCGCTGGCGGGCAGGCTGGTCACCGGCGGCGCGTCGCCGCGGCTGCTCATCGCGGGCGTCATGGCGCTGTTCGCGGCGGGCAACGCGTGGCTGACCACCCTCGACGCCTCGGGCGTGCCGCCCGTGCTCGGCCCGCTGGTGCTCATCGGCATCGCCAACGGCGTCGCCGCGGGCATCGTCGACGCCCAGGCCATGGACCTGGTCCCGGCCGAGCGGGTCGGCATGGCCTCGGGCCTGCTCCACACCATGCGCGGCGGCGCCAACACCCTCGTGGTCACCCTGTTCGGCGCGGCGCTGGTGAGCGTGGTGCAGGCCGGCGTCGGCGACCGCGCGCTGGCCGGGCGCGTCGTCGCGGGCGACCCCGCCGGCCCCGACCGCGCCGCGCTCGTCGCCGAGTACACCTCGGCGTGGCAGGTGGTGCTGTGGTGCGTCGCCGCGCTGTGCGCGCTGGCGGGCCTGGCGGTGCACCGGATGCTGCGCCCCCACGACCGCCCTTGA
- a CDS encoding TetR/AcrR family transcriptional regulator: MTRADQDVERPQRGLSRKHGDITRAAREVFGRVGYLMASIDMIASEAGVSTRTIYNHFDNKEHLFAAVVTESSRRVVQAHEAIIERHLSDVTDAETALVELARTWVRPLPEFVDHFAIVRRINAEHDHFPRELFEAWQEAGPRRVQRTLAARMAAMHDRGLLRAEDPHFAAHHFAVLLNATLAARARDAGRELGEAELDEVAEEVVRAFLYGYLPPAER; this comes from the coding sequence TTGACCAGGGCTGATCAAGACGTGGAGCGGCCGCAGCGCGGCCTGTCCCGGAAGCACGGGGACATCACCCGCGCCGCCCGGGAGGTGTTCGGCAGGGTCGGCTACCTGATGGCGAGCATCGACATGATCGCCTCGGAGGCGGGCGTGTCGACCCGCACGATCTACAACCACTTCGACAACAAGGAGCACCTGTTCGCCGCCGTGGTGACGGAGAGCTCCCGCCGGGTGGTCCAGGCGCACGAGGCGATCATCGAGCGCCACCTGTCCGACGTGACCGACGCGGAGACCGCCCTGGTCGAACTCGCCAGGACCTGGGTGCGGCCGCTGCCGGAGTTCGTCGACCACTTCGCGATCGTCCGGCGGATCAACGCCGAGCACGACCACTTCCCGCGCGAGCTGTTCGAGGCGTGGCAGGAGGCCGGGCCCCGGCGCGTGCAGCGCACGCTCGCCGCGCGGATGGCCGCCATGCACGACCGGGGGCTGCTGCGCGCCGAGGACCCCCACTTCGCCGCGCACCACTTCGCGGTGCTGCTCAACGCCACGCTCGCCGCGCGGGCCAGGGACGCCGGCCGCGAGCTGGGGGAGGCGGAGCTCGACGAAGTCGCCGAGGAGGTCGTCCGCGCATTCCTGTACGGATATTTGCCCCCGGCCGAGCGCTAG
- a CDS encoding NAD(P)-dependent oxidoreductase: protein MRLVVLGATGGTGRALVRRALALGHHVTAAVRDPGRLPVRHDDLDVRTPDFADPEGMAELLRGEDAVLSALGPRGRRDAGVVAPLTGVLASAAGLAGTRRLLVVSASPVGDAPADESPAHRLLVTPLVRRVFRTVYADLAAAERLLAGSPGLDWTVVRPPRLLDGPGTGEYRVRIGGSLPRATSIDRADVARAMLSFITDERTFRQVVGIAR from the coding sequence GTGAGGCTGGTCGTCCTCGGCGCCACCGGCGGCACCGGCCGGGCGCTGGTCCGCCGGGCGCTGGCGCTGGGGCACCACGTCACGGCGGCGGTCCGCGACCCGGGCCGCCTGCCGGTGCGCCACGACGACCTCGACGTGCGCACGCCGGACTTCGCCGACCCCGAGGGGATGGCGGAGCTGTTGCGCGGCGAGGACGCCGTGCTGTCCGCGCTGGGCCCGCGCGGCAGGCGCGACGCGGGCGTGGTGGCCCCGCTGACCGGGGTGCTCGCCTCGGCCGCCGGCCTGGCCGGGACGCGCAGGCTGCTCGTGGTGAGCGCGTCCCCGGTGGGCGACGCCCCGGCCGACGAGTCGCCCGCGCACCGGCTGCTGGTCACCCCGCTGGTGCGCCGGGTCTTCCGGACCGTCTACGCGGACCTGGCGGCCGCGGAGCGGCTGCTCGCCGGGAGCCCGGGGCTGGACTGGACCGTCGTCCGGCCGCCGCGGCTGCTCGACGGGCCGGGGACCGGGGAGTACCGGGTGCGCATCGGCGGTTCGCTGCCCCGCGCGACGTCGATCGACCGGGCGGACGTGGCCCGCGCGATGCTGTCGTTCATCACCGACGAGAGGACTTTCCGGCAGGTCGTCGGCATCGCCCGCTGA